A genomic segment from Longimicrobiales bacterium encodes:
- a CDS encoding molybdenum cofactor guanylyltransferase, with translation MSTRSEHVCGAIIAGGASTRFGSPKALAEVGGVRVIDRVARTLEAAAGVHGVFAIVNDPGLGAEVDLPHRPDVLAGAGALAGVHAALLWARELDRAGVIAAGCDMPFLSSALLSEVLRHAHSYDVVIPESDNPRGVEPLCAFYGPGCITPIEAAIARGDARMVSFHEAVHVHRIPLDVVRSFGDPAVIFMNMNTQADLAEADRIVRETS, from the coding sequence ATGAGCACTCGGTCAGAGCATGTGTGCGGCGCGATCATCGCCGGCGGCGCCAGTACGCGTTTCGGCAGTCCCAAGGCGCTCGCCGAAGTCGGTGGTGTGCGCGTCATCGATCGCGTGGCCCGGACGCTCGAAGCGGCGGCGGGCGTACATGGCGTCTTCGCGATCGTGAACGATCCCGGACTCGGCGCGGAAGTCGACCTGCCGCATCGGCCCGACGTCCTGGCGGGTGCGGGCGCGCTCGCGGGCGTGCACGCGGCGCTGCTGTGGGCGCGCGAGCTCGATCGAGCCGGCGTCATTGCCGCTGGCTGCGACATGCCGTTCCTGTCGAGCGCACTGTTGAGCGAGGTGCTGAGGCATGCACATTCGTACGACGTCGTCATCCCCGAGAGCGACAACCCGCGCGGTGTGGAGCCGCTGTGCGCGTTCTACGGCCCGGGCTGCATCACGCCGATCGAAGCGGCCATTGCGCGCGGCGATGCGCGGATGGTCAGCTTCCACGAGGCTGTGCACGTGCATCGCATACCGCTCGATGTCGTGCGCTCCTTCGGCGATCCCGCCGTCATCTTCATGAACATGAACACGCAGGCGGACCTGGCCGAGGCAGACCGCATTGTGCGGGAGACGTCGTGA
- a CDS encoding histidine phosphatase family protein: MTGSWLRRTLFTAALTLCAAGSGLAQATTTVIVVRHAEKVDDSADPVLSDAGNARAEALADALADAGVSAIITTQFERTRRTAAPLGERVGVTPTVVAANGRTHVADVAARVRELGPGTVVVVGHSNTVPAIIRELGGPDVGEIPDSSYDHLFVLTLGEDGVRLIRSRYGDGSAGSGKPH; this comes from the coding sequence ATGACCGGATCATGGCTCCGTCGGACACTGTTCACGGCAGCACTCACGCTGTGCGCCGCGGGGAGTGGGCTCGCACAGGCGACGACTACAGTCATCGTGGTGCGCCACGCGGAGAAGGTGGATGACTCCGCCGATCCGGTGCTGAGCGACGCCGGCAACGCGCGCGCAGAAGCGCTTGCGGATGCGCTGGCTGACGCCGGCGTGAGCGCCATCATCACCACGCAGTTCGAGCGGACTCGCCGCACGGCCGCACCCCTGGGCGAGCGCGTGGGCGTCACGCCCACCGTGGTGGCCGCAAACGGTCGCACTCACGTGGCTGACGTGGCCGCGCGTGTACGCGAGCTCGGTCCCGGGACGGTTGTCGTGGTGGGCCACAGCAATACGGTGCCCGCGATAATCCGGGAACTCGGCGGGCCGGACGTGGGAGAGATCCCGGACAGCTCGTACGACCACCTGTTCGTCCTCACACTCGGCGAGGACGGTGTGCGTCTGATTCGGTCGCGCTACGGCGACGGGTCTGCCGGATCAGGAAAGCCGCACTAA
- a CDS encoding electron-transfer flavoprotein:ubiquinone oxidoreductase has translation MPVNRIVPERHQPPLPMDRFIVREPPDEEAVPMDVVFVGGGPAGLAGAIELAKLVRADNESGGGIGDIEIAVLEKAAAIGEHTLSGAVINPGPFLSLFPDMDVADLPFRAPVKEERVFMLREGSAIRIPTPPTMKNHGNHIASLCEVVRWMGEQAEALGVNVFTGFPAESLLVDGDSVVGVRTTPAGLDRDGGQGSGYQPPTDITARVVALSEGTRGSLSQAFFEWQQIRSQNPQIYALGVKEIWETKTPLDAIIHTLGWPLPNDAFGGSFMYPLEPHVVALGLVVGLDYHNARLDVHSLLQRMKLHPLFRQYLEGGEMVEWGAKTIPEGGYYSIPDRRTGNGCVVLGDSAGYVEVASLKGVHYAVQSGILAAHAIFDALKQGDVSATSLAACDRAVDDSFIVSDLRARRNMRLAFKSGFYMGGAKSVLLSLTNGAFPGGRIETEEDAAEPRELGAEAPLTPDGTMTFSKLDAVFKAGNATRDDIPSHLLVGQDITPEVAEFYEHVCPAGVYERDGDRLTVNAPNCVDCKATDILGPRWTPREGGSGPAYRRM, from the coding sequence ATGCCAGTCAACCGTATCGTTCCAGAGCGTCATCAGCCACCGCTGCCCATGGACCGTTTCATCGTGCGCGAGCCGCCCGACGAGGAGGCCGTGCCGATGGATGTCGTTTTCGTCGGTGGCGGCCCGGCCGGTCTGGCGGGAGCGATCGAGCTGGCGAAGCTGGTTCGCGCGGACAACGAGAGTGGCGGCGGCATCGGCGACATCGAGATCGCGGTGCTGGAGAAGGCGGCGGCGATCGGTGAGCACACGCTGTCCGGCGCGGTGATCAACCCCGGCCCGTTTCTGTCGCTGTTCCCGGACATGGACGTGGCGGATCTGCCGTTCCGCGCTCCCGTGAAGGAGGAGCGTGTGTTCATGCTTCGTGAGGGCAGTGCGATCCGGATCCCGACACCGCCGACCATGAAGAACCATGGCAACCACATCGCATCACTGTGCGAGGTGGTGCGATGGATGGGTGAGCAGGCGGAGGCGCTCGGCGTCAATGTCTTCACGGGGTTCCCTGCCGAGTCGCTGCTCGTCGACGGCGACAGCGTCGTGGGTGTGCGCACGACGCCGGCGGGGCTGGACCGCGATGGCGGACAGGGTTCCGGCTACCAGCCTCCGACGGACATCACCGCGCGCGTCGTAGCGCTTTCGGAAGGTACGCGCGGCTCCCTGTCACAGGCGTTCTTCGAGTGGCAGCAGATCAGATCGCAGAACCCGCAGATCTACGCGCTGGGCGTGAAGGAGATCTGGGAGACGAAGACACCCCTGGACGCGATCATCCACACGCTGGGCTGGCCGCTGCCCAATGACGCGTTCGGCGGCAGCTTCATGTATCCGCTCGAGCCGCACGTGGTCGCGCTCGGGCTGGTCGTCGGACTCGATTATCACAATGCGCGCCTGGACGTCCATTCGCTGCTGCAGCGCATGAAGCTCCACCCGCTCTTTCGCCAGTACCTCGAGGGTGGCGAAATGGTGGAGTGGGGCGCGAAGACGATCCCTGAAGGCGGCTACTACTCGATACCCGACCGGCGCACCGGCAACGGCTGCGTGGTCCTGGGCGACAGCGCCGGCTACGTCGAGGTCGCATCACTCAAGGGCGTGCACTACGCCGTGCAGTCCGGCATCCTGGCCGCACACGCGATCTTCGATGCGCTGAAGCAAGGCGACGTCTCCGCGACATCGCTCGCAGCCTGTGATCGAGCGGTCGATGACAGCTTCATCGTCTCGGATCTGCGCGCACGGCGCAACATGCGGCTCGCGTTCAAGAGCGGCTTCTACATGGGCGGCGCGAAGTCTGTGCTGCTGAGCCTGACGAACGGTGCTTTCCCGGGCGGGCGGATCGAGACGGAGGAGGACGCGGCGGAGCCGCGCGAGCTCGGCGCCGAAGCCCCGTTGACGCCGGATGGCACGATGACGTTCTCGAAGCTGGACGCCGTGTTCAAGGCGGGTAACGCCACGCGCGACGACATCCCATCACATCTCCTGGTCGGACAGGACATCACGCCCGAGGTGGCGGAGTTCTACGAGCACGTGTGCCCGGCGGGCGTCTACGAGCGTGACGGCGACCGGCTGACGGTCAACGCCCCGAACTGCGTGGATTGCAAGGCGACCGACATCCTCGGTCCGCGCTGGACCCCGCGGGAAGGCGGCAGCGGGCCCGCCTACCGCCGCATGTGA
- a CDS encoding YIP1 family protein has translation MSAIAPRSMTERMIGAAKLNVGVYEEVEADGSATGQAAGVVAIVALCSAIGGIGGGAQGVFGGLIAALLGWALWAGITYLIGDKLLGGTATWGELLRTLGFAQAPGVLFLLGVVPLLGTVVVIIVGVWILVTGVVAIRQALDFGTGRAIATALLGFIPYALLRAFLQV, from the coding sequence ATGAGCGCTATCGCACCACGCAGCATGACGGAGCGGATGATCGGCGCGGCAAAGCTGAACGTCGGGGTCTACGAGGAAGTCGAGGCGGACGGCTCTGCTACCGGTCAGGCCGCGGGCGTTGTGGCGATCGTTGCCCTGTGTTCAGCGATCGGCGGCATTGGTGGCGGTGCGCAGGGCGTGTTCGGCGGCCTGATCGCAGCACTCCTCGGCTGGGCGCTCTGGGCGGGCATCACCTATCTGATCGGCGACAAGCTGCTGGGCGGCACCGCGACATGGGGCGAGCTGCTGCGCACCCTCGGCTTCGCCCAGGCGCCGGGCGTCCTGTTCCTGCTGGGCGTCGTCCCGCTGCTCGGCACTGTGGTTGTAATCATCGTGGGAGTATGGATCCTCGTGACGGGCGTCGTCGCAATCCGGCAGGCGCTGGACTTCGGCACCGGCCGCGCCATCGCCACCGCCCTGCTCGGTTTCATCCCCTACGCGTTGCTCCGCGCCTTCCTGCAGGTCTGA
- a CDS encoding electron transfer flavoprotein subunit alpha/FixB family protein — MNVLAVLEQRDGALRRSAAEVVTAAKSIADAQGGKVHALLIAPAGTDASSLAKYGAEIIQLASGEGADRYDPDVYAATVAERVKAGDYFAVVFAAGAQGRDLAPRVAAKLDVPLAADVTDLSVDGGELVITRPVYAGRAFAKLVLNAQPRLVSVRPNTFRAHESPAAGTVENVSVAAVQPRVKVRETKAAEGAKLDVADAPIVVSGGRGLKGPEHWALLEGLRDALGSTAALGASRAVVDAGWRPHAEQVGQTGKTVSPQLYFAVGISGAMQHLAGMRSARTIVAINKDPDAPIFKVADYGLVGDAHEVLPALTEEIRKSS; from the coding sequence ATGAATGTTCTGGCAGTCTTAGAACAGCGCGACGGCGCGCTCCGCAGGAGCGCGGCTGAGGTCGTCACCGCTGCAAAGTCCATTGCCGATGCGCAGGGCGGCAAGGTGCACGCCCTGCTGATCGCCCCCGCCGGGACCGACGCGTCCTCGCTCGCGAAGTATGGTGCGGAGATCATCCAGCTCGCGTCCGGTGAGGGTGCGGATCGGTATGATCCCGACGTCTACGCCGCTACCGTGGCCGAGCGCGTGAAGGCCGGCGACTATTTCGCCGTTGTCTTCGCCGCCGGGGCGCAGGGCCGTGACCTGGCGCCGCGTGTGGCCGCGAAGCTCGATGTGCCGCTGGCAGCCGATGTGACCGACCTGAGCGTGGATGGTGGCGAGCTTGTCATCACGCGTCCCGTCTATGCGGGTCGCGCGTTCGCTAAGCTGGTGCTCAATGCACAGCCGCGCCTGGTCTCGGTGCGGCCGAACACGTTCCGCGCGCACGAGTCGCCAGCGGCCGGGACGGTGGAGAATGTGAGTGTCGCCGCCGTGCAGCCGCGCGTGAAGGTGCGCGAGACGAAGGCGGCTGAAGGCGCAAAGCTCGACGTCGCCGACGCACCGATCGTCGTGAGCGGCGGCCGCGGCCTCAAGGGGCCGGAGCATTGGGCACTGCTCGAAGGCCTGCGCGATGCGCTCGGCTCGACGGCCGCCCTCGGCGCGTCACGCGCCGTCGTCGACGCCGGCTGGCGTCCACACGCGGAACAGGTCGGACAGACCGGCAAAACTGTCTCGCCGCAGCTCTATTTCGCCGTCGGTATCTCCGGCGCCATGCAGCATCTCGCCGGCATGCGCAGCGCACGCACCATCGTCGCGATCAACAAGGACCCCGACGCGCCGATCTTCAAGGTCGCCGACTACGGTCTCGTCGGGGACGCGCACGAAGTGCTGCCGGCACTGACGGAGGAGATCAGGAAAAGCAGTTAG
- a CDS encoding formate dehydrogenase accessory sulfurtransferase FdhD: protein MQEGPHVEQPVWIALNGVRRIVLSCSPHDAAALVLGHLLAEGWIRSMADVESLALSAADDEGGGPGVSAEIDPAQLDAAELVRRHQTLHGCGVRHHLDCDPYAVPPVDSPALPIDPVPLLRSLFAAADERAPQGGVHAAGLSNGSGLVAVSTDVARHSAMDRAIGLGLRDHGDLSTFGMVCTARISGAMALKAVRARLGWIASRSIATSLAHEIAESHGLLLLERAARHPRDA from the coding sequence ATGCAGGAGGGCCCGCACGTCGAGCAGCCGGTATGGATCGCGCTGAACGGGGTCCGGCGCATCGTGCTGTCGTGCTCACCGCACGATGCCGCAGCGCTCGTGCTGGGTCACCTGCTGGCTGAGGGCTGGATCCGCAGCATGGCCGACGTCGAGTCGCTCGCGTTATCCGCTGCGGACGATGAGGGTGGCGGTCCGGGAGTGAGCGCGGAGATCGATCCCGCGCAGCTCGACGCCGCGGAGCTGGTGCGGCGGCATCAGACGCTTCACGGCTGCGGTGTCCGCCATCACCTGGACTGCGATCCGTACGCCGTGCCGCCTGTCGACTCGCCTGCCCTGCCGATCGATCCGGTGCCGCTGCTGCGTTCGCTGTTCGCCGCGGCGGATGAACGCGCGCCGCAGGGCGGCGTGCACGCCGCGGGTCTGTCGAACGGCTCCGGTCTTGTCGCAGTGTCGACGGATGTCGCGCGGCACAGCGCGATGGATCGCGCGATCGGCCTGGGCCTGCGCGATCACGGTGACCTGTCGACGTTCGGCATGGTGTGCACGGCGCGGATCAGCGGTGCCATGGCCCTGAAGGCGGTGCGCGCGCGGCTCGGCTGGATCGCAAGCCGCAGCATTGCGACATCCCTCGCACACGAGATCGCCGAGTCTCACGGCCTGCTGCTGCTGGAGCGCGCAGCCAGACACCCGCGCGACGCATGA
- the glp gene encoding gephyrin-like molybdotransferase Glp: MRHADWLDIADALRIMLEHVSPLDSEPVALDDAFGRTLAAPVVSPIDQPPWDNSAMDGFAVRSGDVRGATTDEPVTLEVIEDVPAGALPQRAVGSGQASRIMTGAPMPAGADGVIRIEHTEPAEDARVRVLRDDDAGRNVRFRGEDIRTGDVVLEPGRHLRAGEVGVLAMVGCTTPVVCRRPRVALLATGDELVEPERIAAVIAATHIVNSNTPALAAALRATDCEPVLLGIARDELSDLRTRLTRALNADALITTAGASVGDHDLVKTALEEVGCETLFWRVRIRPGSPFSFSLLRRPDGRSIPVFGLPGNPVSALVTFEILVRPVLRRMLGRARVYPVVERAEAGEDIRSPAGLVRFLRVRLNDAPDGIRRAYLTGPQGSGILTSVAAADALLVVPLDVREIPAGATVRIVRLHAGDDAQELFDLT, from the coding sequence GTGAGGCACGCCGACTGGCTCGACATCGCGGACGCGCTCCGCATCATGCTGGAGCATGTGTCACCGCTCGACAGCGAGCCCGTCGCGCTCGATGATGCGTTCGGTCGCACTCTCGCCGCACCCGTCGTGTCGCCGATCGATCAGCCACCGTGGGACAACAGTGCGATGGACGGCTTCGCGGTGCGGTCCGGTGACGTGCGCGGTGCGACTACCGATGAGCCAGTGACGCTCGAAGTGATCGAGGACGTACCGGCGGGTGCGCTGCCGCAGCGTGCAGTCGGATCGGGTCAGGCGAGCCGCATCATGACGGGAGCACCGATGCCGGCGGGCGCTGACGGCGTGATCCGCATCGAGCATACCGAGCCGGCGGAGGATGCGCGGGTACGCGTGCTGCGCGACGACGATGCCGGTCGGAACGTACGCTTCCGTGGCGAGGACATCCGAACGGGTGACGTGGTGCTGGAGCCGGGCCGTCACCTGCGCGCCGGTGAGGTGGGCGTGCTCGCCATGGTCGGCTGCACGACGCCGGTCGTGTGTCGCAGGCCGCGGGTCGCACTGCTGGCCACGGGCGACGAGCTGGTGGAGCCGGAGCGCATCGCGGCCGTGATCGCAGCAACGCACATCGTGAATTCGAACACACCGGCGCTCGCAGCGGCACTCCGTGCGACGGACTGCGAGCCGGTGCTGCTCGGCATTGCACGCGATGAGCTGAGCGATCTCAGGACCCGCCTGACGCGCGCGCTGAATGCGGATGCGCTGATCACCACTGCCGGCGCGAGCGTGGGGGATCACGATCTCGTGAAAACGGCGCTCGAGGAGGTCGGTTGCGAGACGCTGTTCTGGCGCGTGCGGATACGTCCGGGCAGCCCGTTCTCGTTCAGCCTGCTGCGCCGGCCGGACGGTCGTTCCATCCCGGTATTCGGCCTGCCCGGCAACCCCGTGTCGGCGCTCGTCACGTTCGAGATCCTGGTGCGACCGGTTCTGCGTAGAATGCTTGGGCGTGCACGCGTTTACCCCGTCGTTGAAAGGGCGGAGGCGGGCGAGGACATCCGCTCGCCAGCCGGCCTGGTGCGCTTCCTTCGGGTACGCCTGAACGATGCGCCGGACGGAATCCGGCGCGCCTACTTGACGGGACCGCAGGGATCGGGGATCCTGACATCGGTCGCCGCCGCCGATGCGCTGCTCGTGGTCCCGCTCGATGTCCGCGAGATCCCGGCCGGTGCGACCGTACGTATCGTGCGGCTCCATGCTGGAGACGATGCGCAGGAGCTGTTCGACCTGACGTGA
- a CDS encoding ABC transporter ATP-binding protein, translating to MVTAAAALLYASGLVRRYGDRTVVDVASLAVEAGEVLAIVGPNGAGKSTLFRMLLLLERPDAGEVRLDGIAMRYRDARARGRLAAVFQRPVLFTGTVRENVAFGLRAAGVPGAQRGERVEAALGWLDLTALAARRVDSLSGGEAQRVALARALVMEPDIVLLDEPTSSLDVSVRRRFRQDVERVARQRAGAVVLITHDATEAFGLADRIAVMDRGRIVQLATPEEIMLRPGSPFVAELTGAELLLHGTVESMEDGLAAVRVSEAVILWATVQPGQSLRLGAEAVVAYRPEDVTLTPADTVQETSAVNAVAAHVQAVVPAGALTRVRIATQDGIVLTALLTRRSVAGLGLAGGSAVTARIKATALHAWERPTHR from the coding sequence GTGGTGACCGCCGCCGCGGCTTTGCTGTATGCGAGCGGTCTCGTGCGACGGTACGGGGATCGTACGGTCGTGGATGTGGCGAGCCTTGCCGTGGAGGCGGGCGAGGTGCTGGCGATCGTGGGGCCGAATGGCGCCGGCAAGTCGACACTGTTCCGGATGCTGCTCCTGCTCGAGCGTCCGGATGCTGGAGAAGTCAGACTGGACGGTATCGCGATGCGCTACCGGGATGCGCGTGCGCGGGGCCGGCTGGCCGCCGTTTTCCAGCGCCCCGTCCTCTTCACGGGTACGGTCCGTGAGAACGTAGCGTTCGGGCTGCGGGCAGCGGGCGTGCCGGGGGCGCAGAGGGGCGAGCGGGTGGAGGCGGCGCTCGGCTGGCTGGACCTGACCGCGCTTGCAGCGCGCAGGGTGGACAGCCTGTCGGGCGGCGAGGCCCAGCGGGTGGCGCTGGCTCGGGCGCTCGTAATGGAGCCGGACATCGTGCTGCTGGACGAGCCGACGTCCAGTCTCGACGTGAGCGTGCGTCGGCGATTCCGGCAGGACGTCGAGCGGGTGGCGCGCCAGCGCGCGGGCGCCGTGGTGCTGATCACGCATGACGCGACGGAGGCATTCGGGCTGGCGGACCGCATCGCCGTGATGGACCGCGGCCGGATCGTCCAGCTGGCGACGCCGGAGGAGATCATGCTGCGGCCCGGATCGCCGTTCGTGGCGGAGCTGACCGGTGCGGAGCTGCTGCTGCACGGGACGGTGGAATCGATGGAGGACGGCCTGGCGGCCGTTCGCGTATCCGAGGCGGTGATACTATGGGCGACCGTGCAACCCGGCCAGAGCCTGCGGCTCGGTGCGGAGGCCGTGGTTGCGTACCGGCCGGAAGACGTGACACTGACACCGGCCGATACCGTGCAGGAAACGAGCGCAGTGAACGCCGTCGCAGCGCACGTGCAGGCGGTCGTGCCGGCCGGCGCGCTGACGCGCGTGCGCATTGCCACGCAGGATGGCATTGTACTGACTGCACTGCTGACGCGCCGCAGCGTCGCCGGACTGGGGCTGGCGGGCGGCAGCGCAGTGACCGCCCGGATCAAGGCGACGGCGCTCCACGCATGGGAGCGCCCCACTCACCGATGA
- a CDS encoding electron transfer flavoprotein subunit beta/FixA family protein — MKIVVCIKRVPDTEARIRIAGGGKAIDPAGIKFVISPYDEFALETALRLKEAHGSGEVLAVSVGESTTGEQLRSALAMGADGAVLLKGQTTFDGLATAHALAAEIREQEPDLVLLGMKAVDDDQQQVGPMLAELLDRPCITVASSVELDGSAVVCHREIEGGIEIVEAALPAVVTVTKGDFQPRYPSLKGIMAAKKKPLAEKDAHLGSGRIEVRELTLPAERPAGRIVGEGTDAVPELVRLLREEAKVL; from the coding sequence GTGAAAATCGTTGTGTGTATAAAGCGGGTCCCGGACACCGAGGCGCGCATCCGTATTGCGGGCGGCGGCAAGGCCATCGACCCCGCGGGCATCAAGTTCGTCATCAGCCCGTATGACGAGTTCGCCCTGGAGACGGCGCTGCGCCTGAAGGAAGCACACGGCTCGGGCGAGGTGCTGGCCGTGAGCGTGGGTGAATCCACGACGGGCGAGCAGCTGCGCAGCGCCCTGGCCATGGGCGCGGACGGCGCTGTGCTGCTCAAGGGTCAGACGACGTTCGATGGGCTGGCAACCGCGCACGCCCTCGCCGCCGAGATTCGTGAGCAGGAGCCCGACCTCGTGCTGCTCGGCATGAAGGCGGTCGATGACGATCAGCAGCAGGTCGGGCCGATGCTCGCCGAGCTGCTCGATCGGCCGTGCATCACCGTCGCGTCGAGCGTGGAGCTCGACGGCAGTGCCGTGGTCTGCCATCGCGAGATCGAGGGCGGCATCGAGATCGTCGAAGCGGCGCTGCCTGCCGTGGTGACGGTCACGAAAGGCGACTTCCAGCCGCGCTACCCGTCGCTGAAGGGTATCATGGCGGCCAAGAAGAAGCCGCTCGCCGAGAAGGATGCTCATCTCGGGTCCGGCCGTATCGAGGTGCGCGAGCTGACGCTGCCGGCCGAGCGGCCCGCGGGCCGCATTGTGGGTGAGGGAACCGACGCAGTGCCGGAACTGGTCCGGCTGCTGCGCGAGGAAGCCAAGGTGCTCTGA